In one Leptospira fletcheri genomic region, the following are encoded:
- a CDS encoding TatD family hydrolase produces MYSIIDTHCHLDIIEEQGLTIEQSLRNAKESGIKKIVQIGIDLESSVKAKGLSQKYSEQDLEIFYSIGCHPTESHEFPKKEEILSFVKENISDSRLCAIGEIGLDYYHDASKKAEQADILHSFLNASGEYKLPVVIHSRDAGEDTVSILKEHRDHAFGVIHCFTYDYSIAKRLVDLGYYISFSGILTFKNARDIQEAAEKLPLECMLIETDAPFLAPPPFRGKRNEPAYTKFVLEKMFSLRKEPNAEVERSLFLNSEKFIQRKPFHHA; encoded by the coding sequence ATGTATTCCATCATAGATACTCATTGTCATTTGGATATAATCGAAGAACAAGGGTTAACGATCGAACAAAGCCTAAGAAATGCAAAGGAATCCGGTATCAAGAAAATCGTCCAGATCGGGATTGATCTTGAGAGTTCGGTTAAGGCAAAAGGATTATCGCAAAAATATTCCGAGCAGGACTTGGAGATTTTCTATTCGATCGGTTGTCATCCGACCGAATCACACGAATTTCCGAAAAAAGAGGAAATCCTTTCCTTTGTGAAGGAAAACATTTCCGATTCTCGACTTTGTGCGATAGGCGAGATCGGATTGGACTACTACCACGATGCTTCAAAAAAAGCGGAACAAGCCGACATTCTTCATTCTTTTTTGAATGCTTCCGGAGAATACAAACTTCCGGTAGTCATCCATTCGCGAGACGCAGGTGAAGATACGGTATCGATTTTGAAAGAGCATCGTGATCATGCTTTCGGAGTCATCCATTGTTTCACATACGATTATTCGATCGCAAAAAGATTAGTGGATTTGGGTTATTATATTTCCTTTTCCGGAATCTTAACCTTTAAAAACGCGAGAGACATTCAGGAAGCGGCCGAAAAACTTCCTTTGGAATGTATGTTGATCGAAACCGATGCTCCGTTTTTAGCTCCCCCACCCTTTCGAGGAAAACGCAACGAACCTGCATACACTAAATTCGTTTTGGAAAAGATGTTTTCGCTTAGAAAGGAACCGAATGCCGAAGTAGAGCGATCGCTTTTTTTAAATTCGGAAAAATTTATACAAAGGAAACCGTTCCATCATGCTTGA
- a CDS encoding M23 family metallopeptidase produces MNLKSYFALIYYRLRYKYQDLRLKFDVKVANWNKKGKERLTVMVIPHSEQKTINFHISYRAITIFIGTILVLLLISSVNVLSHSGSIHQLTELNLSNQDFIRQSAKMKEEINSLHEHVDYYHNHVGALYGRLTGDSSKVAKGIGGAEKLSSQNLSKDGKPLPPGTEVFRLKEDVHNLKVANELTHEIISILKKRKNVIRQTPSIWPVRGYVLYPYGEYLNPVTARKETNNGIDIGAFPGSEVVVTAPGTVYEIGYTRHTGYFVKVGHKFGWKTIYSNLDRIKVKQNQQVSKSEVIGFVGKSENSPQYSLHYEIHVGTRAINPFAFLNQIQD; encoded by the coding sequence GTGAACTTAAAATCATATTTCGCTCTCATTTATTATCGGCTTCGTTATAAATACCAGGATCTCAGATTGAAGTTCGACGTGAAAGTCGCGAACTGGAATAAAAAAGGGAAAGAACGTCTTACTGTGATGGTCATTCCTCATTCCGAACAAAAGACCATCAATTTCCATATTTCCTACCGGGCGATTACGATCTTTATCGGTACGATTCTAGTCCTGCTCCTCATCAGTTCGGTTAACGTTTTAAGCCATTCAGGATCCATTCATCAATTGACAGAACTGAACCTTTCCAATCAGGACTTTATCAGACAGTCCGCAAAAATGAAGGAAGAGATCAATAGCCTTCACGAACATGTGGACTATTACCACAACCACGTCGGCGCCCTCTATGGTCGTTTAACGGGAGATTCCTCCAAAGTAGCCAAAGGTATCGGTGGTGCGGAAAAGCTCTCTTCTCAAAACCTATCCAAAGATGGAAAGCCTCTTCCACCCGGTACCGAAGTGTTTCGCCTAAAAGAAGACGTACACAACCTGAAAGTAGCCAACGAGCTTACCCATGAAATCATCAGTATATTAAAAAAAAGAAAAAACGTGATTCGTCAGACTCCGTCCATCTGGCCGGTGCGCGGGTACGTTCTCTATCCTTACGGAGAATATCTGAATCCAGTGACTGCTCGTAAAGAAACCAATAATGGAATCGATATCGGCGCCTTTCCTGGATCCGAAGTCGTCGTGACCGCTCCGGGAACCGTTTATGAAATCGGATATACGAGACATACCGGTTACTTCGTCAAGGTAGGTCATAAATTCGGTTGGAAGACCATATATTCCAATCTAGACCGCATTAAGGTAAAACAAAACCAGCAAGTATCCAAAAGCGAAGTGATCGGATTCGTAGGGAAATCGGAAAATAGTCCGCAATACAGTCTCCATTACGAAATCCATGTCGGTACAAGAGCGATCAATCCTTTCGCATTCTTAAATCAAATCCAAGACTAA
- the serS gene encoding serine--tRNA ligase: MLDLRFITENTESLKANLDLRGFKDLGLLDELTKIVHKKKELQKEVEAFREERNRASKEIGKVKQSGGDIAVASAAVKEIGDKIKGLESDLEVQEKLLNEINLGLPNILDSEVPKGKNETENKILYEVGKTRNYPFDPKAHYELGENLKWIDFEKGVKLAGARAYTYFGFGAKLERALANFMLETHTQEHGYTEVWVPVMVSDECMLTTGQYPKFKEEYYRLEKDDLNLIPTAEVPLTNLYRDEIILEDQLPISVTAHTSCFRREAGSYGKDTRGLVRVHQFQKVELVKFVKPEESEEEHKKMLSHAENILKKLGLRYRVVLLCSGDISAASSKTYDLEVWMPGLNRWMEISSVSNFKDFQARRGKIRYKSKDGKNQLIHTLNGSGLAIGRTMAAVLETYQKEDGSIDFPDCLKKYL, from the coding sequence ATGCTTGATCTCCGCTTCATTACCGAAAATACCGAATCTTTAAAAGCGAACCTGGATCTAAGAGGCTTCAAAGACCTAGGTCTTCTGGATGAACTTACCAAGATAGTTCATAAAAAGAAGGAATTACAGAAAGAAGTCGAAGCCTTCCGGGAAGAGCGAAATAGGGCTAGCAAAGAAATCGGGAAGGTCAAGCAATCCGGAGGGGATATCGCCGTAGCTTCCGCTGCGGTAAAAGAAATCGGAGATAAAATCAAAGGATTGGAATCCGATCTCGAAGTTCAGGAAAAACTGCTCAACGAAATAAATTTAGGTCTTCCTAATATATTGGATTCCGAAGTTCCTAAAGGTAAAAATGAGACGGAAAACAAGATCCTGTACGAAGTCGGCAAAACCAGAAATTATCCTTTCGACCCGAAGGCTCACTACGAACTCGGTGAAAATTTGAAATGGATCGATTTCGAAAAAGGCGTAAAACTCGCCGGAGCTAGAGCCTACACTTATTTCGGTTTCGGGGCTAAATTGGAAAGAGCGTTAGCGAATTTTATGCTGGAAACGCATACTCAGGAACACGGCTATACGGAAGTCTGGGTTCCCGTGATGGTGTCGGACGAATGCATGTTAACGACCGGCCAATATCCCAAATTCAAAGAGGAATATTATCGTCTAGAAAAAGACGACCTCAACTTGATTCCGACTGCGGAAGTTCCTCTGACGAATTTGTATAGGGACGAGATCATTCTGGAAGACCAATTGCCGATTTCGGTTACCGCTCATACATCCTGCTTCAGAAGAGAGGCCGGTTCTTACGGCAAAGACACCCGCGGTCTTGTGCGGGTGCATCAATTCCAAAAAGTGGAACTCGTCAAATTCGTGAAGCCGGAAGAATCGGAAGAAGAGCATAAAAAAATGCTCTCTCATGCCGAGAACATTCTGAAAAAACTAGGCCTTCGTTATCGGGTAGTATTGCTCTGTAGCGGAGATATTTCGGCGGCTTCTTCCAAGACTTACGATTTGGAAGTCTGGATGCCGGGGTTGAATCGATGGATGGAAATTTCTTCCGTATCGAATTTTAAGGATTTTCAGGCTCGCAGAGGAAAAATTCGTTATAAGTCTAAAGACGGTAAAAACCAGCTGATCCATACCTTAAACGGTTCCGGCCTTGCAATCGGAAGGACTATGGCCGCAGTTTTGGAAACGTACCAAAAAGAAGACGGCTCTATCGATTTTCCCGATTGTTTGAAAAAGTACCTTTAA